The following proteins are encoded in a genomic region of Glycine max cultivar Williams 82 chromosome 18, Glycine_max_v4.0, whole genome shotgun sequence:
- the LOC121174006 gene encoding uncharacterized protein has protein sequence MSNLLAKLISMKYKGKSNIKEYIMEISNLASKMKTLKLELGEDLLMHLVLISLPAHFRQFKVSYNTQKDKWSLYELISHCVQEEERLWRDISESTHLSSTSQNKKRKKTKGAAEGSFQQKKPKKDEEFTCCFCKKSGHMKKECPKYATWRVKKGLLVEPTAK, from the exons ATGAGTAACCTTTTGGCTAAACTCATCTCCATGAAGTATAAGGGCAAAAGTAATATAAAGGAGTACATAATGGAAATTTCTAACTTGGCGTCAAAAATGAAAACACTTAAGTTAGAGCTTGGTGAAGACCTGCTCATGCATTTAGTTTTGATCTCACTTCCTGCACACTTTAGGCAATTCAAAGTGAGTTATAACACTCAGAAGGACAAATGGTCCCTTTATGAGCTTATATCTCACTGTGTGCAAGAGGAAGAGAGGCTGTGGAGAGACATATCTGAAAGTACTCATTTAAGCTCCACCTCtcagaataagaaaagaaagaaaactaaggGTGCTGCTGAAGGATCTTTTCAGCAAAAGAAACCAAAGAAGGATGAGGAATTTACCTGCTGCTTCTGCAAGAAGTctggacacatgaagaaagagtgtcCCAAGTACGCCACATGGCGTGTAAAGAAAG GGTTGCTTGTGGAGCCAACTgccaagtga